The following coding sequences are from one Halomicrobium zhouii window:
- a CDS encoding phosphotransferase family protein, translating to MSSPVADLEAVLAESGPDYTDFTFERPTGGHQSDVFMVTLEYAGEEYEVVVKFEPPEMASFAVEPKIHDFVAERSDVPVPEILVFEQEPVNDVPPYFITTRLEGQNLAEGFGDLSMDVRQRAVAQVGRMLGDLHSEIAFEAFGWLDLWQERIIVRDLTGSWREYFEQLIGGHVDALAETPFADVAERARERIEPALALVPEDGVPRLVHDDFRPANLLFDASLEEPITAVLDWQDVLAAHPEYHLAQTEFLFIDSAFQDPAIRDRLRETLHDGYREERAFAFDDGYEERRPLYQLSTLLWRMGGFEDAFADDSGLARARAEAQYRQQFERLVESLPRP from the coding sequence GTGTCGTCGCCAGTAGCGGATCTGGAGGCCGTGCTCGCGGAGTCAGGCCCCGATTACACGGACTTCACGTTCGAGCGGCCGACCGGTGGCCACCAGAGTGACGTCTTCATGGTGACGCTCGAGTACGCCGGCGAGGAGTACGAGGTCGTCGTGAAGTTCGAACCCCCGGAGATGGCTTCCTTCGCCGTCGAGCCGAAGATTCACGACTTCGTCGCCGAGCGCAGCGACGTCCCCGTCCCGGAGATCCTCGTCTTCGAGCAAGAGCCCGTCAACGACGTGCCGCCCTACTTCATCACCACCCGACTGGAGGGTCAGAACCTCGCGGAGGGGTTCGGCGACCTCTCGATGGACGTCCGCCAGCGGGCCGTCGCCCAGGTGGGGCGGATGCTCGGTGACCTCCACTCCGAGATCGCCTTCGAGGCCTTCGGCTGGCTCGACCTCTGGCAGGAACGGATCATCGTCCGCGACCTCACCGGGAGCTGGCGGGAGTACTTCGAACAGCTGATCGGGGGTCACGTCGACGCGCTGGCCGAGACGCCCTTCGCCGACGTGGCCGAGCGAGCGCGGGAGCGCATCGAACCGGCGCTCGCGCTGGTCCCCGAAGACGGCGTCCCGCGGCTCGTCCACGACGACTTCCGGCCAGCGAACCTGCTGTTCGATGCCAGTCTCGAGGAACCGATCACGGCCGTGCTCGACTGGCAGGACGTGCTGGCCGCCCACCCGGAGTACCACCTCGCCCAGACGGAGTTCCTCTTCATCGATTCGGCCTTCCAGGACCCGGCTATCCGCGACCGCCTCCGCGAGACGCTCCACGACGGCTATCGCGAGGAACGGGCGTTCGCCTTCGACGACGGGTACGAGGAGCGCCGACCACTGTACCAGCTTTCGACGCTACTCTGGCGGATGGGTGGGTTCGAGGACGCCTTCGCCGACGATTCCGGACTCGCCCGGGCTCGCGCCGAGGCCCAGTACCGCCAGCAGTTCGAGCGGCTCGTCGAGTCGCTCCCCCGGCCCTGA
- the gatE gene encoding Glu-tRNA(Gln) amidotransferase subunit GatE, translated as MTEYDYEDLGLVAGLEIHQQLDTDTKLFCECPTDIRDPGEATRTFTRYLHPTKSELGEIDQAALEESMVDREFEYLGYDSTCLVEEDDEPPHRVDREAMDVVMEIAQLLDMTLVDVVHVMRKIVVDGSNTTGFQRSMLVANEGEIETSEGPVGVEDMMLEEESAQRVEETEDGVRYSLDRLGIPLVEIGTKPDIRSPEQAREAAEQIGMLLRSTGHVKRGLGTIRQDVNVSIAEGARIELKGVQSLDDIDDIVRNEVRRQVELLDIKSELAEREASVDEPQNVTDVFEGTDSGVIGGALSSGGEVEAVRLEGFDGLVGREIQPDRRLGTEFSDHAKRHGAGGIFHTDELPAYGVTEDEVADLRDAVDADSEDAVAIVADDPQTAEQAIDAVADRARTAMEGVPEETRGANDDATSRYLRPLPGAARMYPETDVPPVRPDPTEVEPPELLTEKTERYQAEFDLGEGLAEQVAYGQRWRLFEELVGQGVDPNLAAGTLESTLTELRRDDVPVAHLTDEHLRETILLVHEGEVPREGVNDLLTALAEDPTLTAEEAVEQEGLGGVDESEVREAVAEVVERNADQVAEEGMGAFSGLMGEAMGALRGKADGDTVSDVLREEIQKRA; from the coding sequence ATGACGGAGTACGATTACGAGGATCTCGGCCTCGTGGCCGGCCTGGAGATCCACCAGCAGCTCGACACGGACACCAAACTCTTCTGTGAGTGTCCGACCGATATTCGTGACCCCGGAGAGGCGACGCGCACGTTTACCCGCTACCTCCACCCGACGAAGAGCGAACTGGGAGAGATAGACCAGGCCGCCCTCGAGGAGAGCATGGTCGACCGCGAGTTCGAGTACCTGGGCTACGACTCGACCTGCCTCGTCGAGGAGGACGACGAGCCGCCCCACCGGGTCGACCGCGAGGCGATGGACGTCGTCATGGAGATCGCCCAGCTGCTGGACATGACGCTGGTCGACGTCGTCCACGTGATGCGAAAGATCGTCGTCGACGGCTCGAACACCACCGGATTCCAGCGCTCGATGCTCGTCGCCAACGAAGGCGAGATCGAGACGAGCGAGGGCCCGGTCGGCGTCGAGGACATGATGCTCGAAGAGGAGTCCGCCCAGCGCGTCGAAGAGACCGAGGACGGCGTCCGCTACTCGCTGGACCGGCTGGGCATCCCGCTCGTCGAAATCGGGACCAAACCCGACATCCGCTCACCCGAACAGGCCCGCGAGGCAGCCGAACAGATCGGCATGCTCCTGCGCTCGACCGGCCACGTCAAGCGCGGCCTGGGGACCATCCGCCAGGACGTCAACGTCTCCATCGCCGAGGGCGCCCGCATCGAACTGAAGGGCGTCCAGAGCCTCGACGACATCGACGACATCGTCCGCAACGAGGTCCGCCGACAGGTCGAACTGCTGGATATCAAATCGGAACTCGCCGAGCGCGAAGCGAGCGTCGACGAACCCCAGAACGTCACCGACGTTTTCGAGGGCACGGACTCCGGCGTCATCGGCGGCGCGCTCTCCTCCGGCGGCGAGGTCGAGGCCGTCCGCCTCGAAGGGTTCGACGGCCTCGTCGGCCGGGAGATTCAGCCAGACCGCCGCCTCGGGACGGAGTTCTCCGACCACGCGAAGCGCCACGGCGCCGGCGGCATCTTCCACACCGACGAACTGCCGGCCTACGGCGTCACCGAGGACGAGGTCGCCGACCTGCGCGACGCCGTCGACGCCGACTCCGAGGACGCCGTCGCCATCGTCGCCGACGACCCCCAGACCGCCGAGCAGGCCATCGACGCCGTCGCCGACCGGGCGAGGACGGCGATGGAGGGCGTCCCGGAGGAGACCCGCGGCGCGAACGACGACGCCACCTCCCGCTATCTCCGACCGCTCCCTGGCGCAGCGCGGATGTACCCCGAGACGGACGTGCCACCCGTGCGCCCGGACCCGACGGAGGTCGAACCGCCGGAACTCCTGACCGAAAAGACCGAGCGCTACCAGGCCGAGTTCGACCTCGGTGAGGGCCTGGCCGAACAGGTCGCCTACGGCCAGCGCTGGCGCCTCTTCGAGGAACTCGTCGGCCAGGGGGTCGACCCGAACCTCGCCGCAGGAACCCTGGAGTCGACGCTTACCGAACTCCGGCGCGACGACGTCCCCGTCGCACACCTCACCGACGAGCACCTCCGCGAGACCATCCTGCTCGTGCACGAAGGGGAGGTCCCGCGCGAGGGCGTCAACGACTTGCTCACCGCGCTGGCCGAGGACCCGACGCTCACCGCCGAGGAAGCGGTCGAACAGGAGGGCCTCGGCGGCGTCGACGAGAGTGAGGTCCGCGAGGCCGTCGCCGAGGTCGTCGAGCGTAACGCCGACCAGGTCGCCGAGGAGGGCATGGGCGCCTTCTCCGGGCTGATGGGCGAGGCGATGGGCGCGCTTCGCGGGAAGGCCGACGGCGACACGGTCAGCGACGTGCTGCGAGAAGAGATCCAGAAGCGAGCCTGA
- a CDS encoding class II fumarate hydratase, whose translation MSDEFRTERDSLGEMQVPADAYWGAQTQRAVENFPISNVTFGRRFVRALGVVKKAAALANNDLGTVPDDKAEAIVEAADEVIAGQHDDQFPVDVFQTGSGTSSNMNANEVIANRATEIYGGEIGTREIHPNDHVNFGQSSNDVIPTAMHVASLEAVEKDVLPALATLRDALEAKEEEFDDVVKTGRTHLQDATPITLGQEFSGYRTQIEKGIERVEGTREHLSELALGGTAVGTGLNTHPEFPAKAAEYMSEETGVEFREADNHFEAQAAHDAMNEAHGALETVAGSLNKIANDLRLLASGPRNGLGEIDQPENQPGSSIMPGKINPVVAEAVNQVHKQVVGNDAAVSAGAAEGQIDLNLYKPVLASNFLQSARLIANGSEVFAEKFVAKLEADREHCAERVQQSMALATALNPAIGYDKASKVAKQALAEGKTIREVVLEEGYLDEDEVDAVLDPAKMTERVILGDD comes from the coding sequence ATGAGCGACGAGTTCCGGACCGAACGCGACAGTCTCGGAGAGATGCAGGTGCCGGCGGACGCGTACTGGGGCGCCCAGACCCAGCGCGCCGTCGAGAACTTCCCGATCTCGAACGTCACCTTCGGGCGGCGCTTCGTGCGCGCGCTCGGTGTCGTCAAGAAGGCGGCCGCGCTGGCCAACAACGACCTCGGGACGGTCCCCGACGACAAAGCAGAGGCAATCGTCGAGGCCGCCGACGAGGTCATCGCCGGCCAGCACGACGACCAGTTCCCCGTCGACGTGTTCCAGACCGGGTCGGGCACGTCCTCGAACATGAACGCGAACGAGGTCATCGCCAACCGCGCTACCGAGATCTACGGCGGCGAAATCGGGACGCGCGAGATCCACCCCAACGACCACGTCAACTTCGGCCAGTCGAGCAACGACGTCATCCCGACCGCGATGCACGTCGCTTCCCTGGAGGCCGTCGAGAAGGACGTCCTCCCCGCGCTGGCGACGCTGCGTGACGCGCTCGAAGCGAAGGAAGAGGAGTTCGACGACGTGGTCAAGACCGGCCGCACCCACCTCCAGGACGCGACGCCGATCACGCTCGGCCAGGAGTTCTCGGGTTACCGGACCCAGATCGAGAAGGGCATCGAGCGCGTCGAGGGGACGCGTGAGCACCTCTCGGAGCTGGCCCTGGGCGGGACCGCCGTCGGGACCGGGCTGAACACCCACCCCGAGTTCCCTGCGAAGGCAGCGGAGTACATGTCGGAGGAGACCGGCGTCGAGTTCCGTGAGGCCGACAACCACTTCGAGGCCCAGGCGGCCCACGACGCGATGAACGAGGCCCACGGCGCGCTGGAGACGGTCGCGGGGAGCCTCAACAAGATCGCCAACGACCTGCGCCTGCTCGCGTCCGGCCCCCGGAACGGACTGGGCGAGATAGACCAGCCCGAGAACCAGCCCGGTTCTTCCATCATGCCCGGGAAGATCAACCCCGTCGTCGCCGAGGCGGTCAACCAGGTCCACAAGCAGGTCGTCGGCAACGACGCCGCGGTGTCTGCCGGCGCGGCCGAGGGCCAGATCGACCTCAACCTCTACAAGCCCGTCCTCGCGAGCAACTTCCTCCAGTCCGCGCGCCTGATCGCCAACGGCAGCGAGGTGTTCGCCGAGAAGTTCGTCGCCAAACTCGAGGCCGACCGCGAGCACTGCGCCGAGCGCGTCCAGCAGAGCATGGCGCTGGCCACGGCGCTCAACCCCGCCATCGGCTACGACAAGGCCAGCAAGGTCGCCAAGCAGGCCCTGGCAGAGGGCAAGACCATCCGCGAAGTCGTCCTCGAAGAGGGCTACCTCGACGAGGACGAGGTCGACGCGGTGCTGGACCCGGCGAAGATGACCGAGCGCGTCATCCTCGGCGACGACTAG
- a CDS encoding TIGR04024 family LLM class F420-dependent oxidoreductase, translating into MTVPRDVYLPVAAQPSVDTLVELTRRAEGLGYERAWLPETWGRDAVTTLTSVAERTESIGLGISIANVYSRSPALLGQTAATLQEVSDGRFRIGLGPSGPIVVEGWHGVDFEQPLKRTREAVEIVKTVLRGDQLNYDGDIFQLSGFRLRHEPPEPRPGVDAGGLGPKSVELAGRFADGWHALMLTRDGLRDRLADFDRGAELGDRDRSEQRVTLSVPCCVLPDGERARDLVRQHVAFYVGGMGTFYRDSLARQGYEETAHTVAERWANGDHDAATAAIDDDLLDELAVAGTPEACRDRIERFAEIDGVDALSVSFPRAAEPDDVDATMAELAPQ; encoded by the coding sequence ATGACCGTTCCACGCGACGTCTATCTCCCCGTTGCCGCACAGCCCAGCGTCGACACGCTGGTCGAGTTGACCCGCCGCGCCGAGGGGCTGGGCTACGAGCGGGCCTGGCTCCCCGAGACCTGGGGCCGGGACGCGGTGACCACGTTGACGAGTGTCGCCGAACGCACAGAATCGATCGGTCTCGGCATCTCCATCGCGAACGTCTACTCCCGGTCGCCCGCGCTGCTTGGCCAGACCGCCGCGACGCTCCAGGAGGTGTCGGACGGCCGGTTCCGCATCGGCCTCGGCCCCTCCGGCCCCATCGTCGTCGAGGGGTGGCACGGCGTCGACTTCGAACAGCCGCTCAAACGCACCCGGGAGGCCGTCGAGATAGTCAAGACCGTTCTCCGCGGTGACCAGCTGAACTACGACGGCGATATCTTCCAGCTCTCGGGGTTCAGACTGCGCCACGAACCGCCCGAGCCCAGGCCCGGCGTCGACGCCGGCGGGCTGGGGCCGAAGTCGGTGGAACTCGCCGGCCGGTTCGCCGACGGCTGGCACGCGCTCATGCTCACCCGCGACGGCCTGCGGGACCGGCTGGCGGACTTCGACCGCGGCGCCGAACTGGGCGACCGCGACCGGTCCGAACAGCGCGTCACGCTCTCGGTTCCCTGCTGTGTGCTCCCGGACGGCGAGCGAGCCCGCGACCTCGTCAGACAGCACGTCGCCTTCTACGTCGGCGGGATGGGGACGTTCTACAGGGACTCGCTGGCCCGGCAGGGCTACGAAGAGACCGCCCACACCGTCGCCGAACGGTGGGCCAACGGCGACCACGACGCCGCGACGGCCGCCATCGACGACGACCTGCTCGACGAACTCGCCGTCGCCGGGACGCCCGAGGCGTGTCGTGACCGGATCGAGCGATTTGCGGAAATCGACGGCGTCGATGCACTCTCCGTATCGTTCCCGCGGGCCGCCGAGCCCGACGACGTCGACGCGACGATGGCCGAACTCGCGCCCCAGTGA
- a CDS encoding RNA methyltransferase, with product MTDVSVAVVDAKTPGNVGTIARAMKNFGLSDLLLVDPPELDPDGEAYGFAGQAREDILPNAREVTFDHLVENYHTVGCTAVTNEDEDSHVRYPFRTPAELADSLAGVQGDTVVVFGRERVGLTNDELARLDEICSIPASAAYPVLNLGQAATIVLYELRELTVAETQLPETVHERASEREIEGLYDQFDQFVAAAGHPEEKHAKAGRLFRRVMGRAHPTGRETVTLRGILRRATNKLE from the coding sequence ATGACCGACGTCAGCGTCGCCGTCGTCGACGCGAAGACGCCGGGAAACGTCGGCACCATCGCACGAGCGATGAAGAACTTCGGGCTCTCCGACCTGCTCCTCGTCGACCCGCCGGAACTCGACCCCGACGGGGAGGCCTACGGCTTCGCCGGGCAGGCCCGCGAAGATATCCTCCCGAACGCCCGCGAGGTCACCTTCGACCACCTCGTCGAGAACTACCACACCGTCGGCTGCACCGCCGTCACCAACGAGGACGAGGACAGCCACGTCCGCTACCCGTTCCGGACGCCCGCCGAACTCGCCGACAGTCTCGCCGGCGTCCAGGGGGACACCGTCGTCGTGTTCGGCCGCGAGCGCGTCGGCCTGACCAACGACGAACTCGCCCGCCTCGACGAGATCTGTTCGATCCCCGCCAGCGCCGCCTACCCCGTGCTCAACCTGGGCCAGGCCGCGACCATCGTGCTGTACGAACTCCGTGAGTTGACCGTCGCGGAGACCCAGCTCCCCGAAACCGTCCACGAACGCGCGAGCGAGCGGGAGATCGAGGGCCTGTACGACCAGTTCGACCAATTCGTCGCCGCGGCGGGCCACCCAGAGGAGAAACACGCCAAGGCCGGCCGGCTCTTTCGCCGGGTGATGGGGCGCGCGCACCCGACCGGACGAGAGACCGTCACGCTCCGCGGGATTCTGCGACGGGCGACGAACAAGCTGGAGTAA
- a CDS encoding methionine synthase — MTGPREQFRPEDHPNDHFLLTTVVGSYPKPKWHDRARELFEDEDADFGSDEWEEAKDDASRLITEEHERSGLDVVVDGEMRRNEMVEYFAERIDGYEFNGRVKVWGHNYYDKPSVTDEVEYDEEWLVSEYEFTSSVASRPVKVPITGPYTLANWAFNEVYEDEEALAYDLADLVNEEIEALVEAGARYIQIDEPALATTPDDHAIVGECLERIADEVPDDVRLGLHVCYGDYSRIYPEILEYPVHEFDLELANGDYEQLDVFKAHEFTKDFAMGVTDVHVAEVESVEEIKENIKKGLEVVPPERLTVSPDCGVKLLPREVAYGKMANMVQAAREVEEELDAGEIDVVAGPEASAD; from the coding sequence ATGACTGGACCACGAGAGCAATTCCGACCGGAGGACCACCCGAACGACCACTTCCTGCTGACGACCGTCGTCGGCTCCTACCCCAAGCCCAAGTGGCACGACCGCGCCCGCGAGCTGTTCGAGGACGAGGACGCCGACTTCGGGAGTGACGAGTGGGAGGAAGCCAAGGACGACGCCTCGCGGCTCATCACCGAAGAGCACGAGCGCTCGGGCCTCGACGTCGTCGTCGACGGCGAGATGCGCCGCAACGAGATGGTCGAGTACTTCGCCGAGCGCATCGACGGCTACGAGTTCAACGGCCGCGTGAAGGTGTGGGGCCACAACTACTACGACAAGCCCAGCGTCACCGACGAGGTCGAGTACGACGAGGAGTGGCTCGTCAGCGAGTACGAGTTCACGAGTTCCGTCGCGAGCCGGCCCGTCAAGGTCCCCATCACGGGCCCCTACACGCTTGCCAACTGGGCGTTCAACGAGGTCTACGAGGACGAGGAAGCGCTGGCCTACGACCTGGCCGACCTGGTCAACGAGGAGATAGAAGCGCTCGTCGAGGCCGGCGCGCGCTACATCCAGATCGACGAGCCGGCCCTCGCGACCACGCCGGACGACCACGCCATCGTCGGTGAGTGTCTCGAACGCATCGCCGACGAGGTCCCAGACGACGTCCGCCTGGGACTCCACGTCTGTTACGGCGATTACTCCCGCATCTACCCGGAGATCCTGGAGTACCCCGTCCACGAGTTCGACCTCGAACTCGCCAACGGCGACTACGAACAGCTCGACGTGTTCAAGGCCCACGAGTTCACGAAGGACTTCGCGATGGGCGTCACGGACGTCCACGTCGCTGAAGTCGAATCGGTCGAGGAGATCAAGGAGAACATCAAGAAGGGCCTGGAGGTCGTCCCGCCGGAGCGACTCACCGTCTCGCCGGACTGTGGCGTGAAGCTGCTCCCCCGGGAGGTCGCCTACGGCAAGATGGCGAACATGGTGCAGGCCGCCCGCGAGGTCGAGGAAGAACTCGACGCCGGCGAGATCGACGTCGTCGCCGGTCCGGAAGCCAGCGCCGACTGA
- a CDS encoding carbohydrate kinase family protein: MPRVICAGHVNWDVTLRVDDLPPVDGEATISEQRQSGGGSASNVAVVLAGLGVSTHLLGSVGDDEHGRSAREELEAVGVDTTLVEAPDAATSVKYLVVADDGEVMVFGNDGANESFGPGDLPDSSLAEADHLHLTGQDPDTAAAFARLANDVGTPVSFDPGRRLGDRTYEETLAIVDVVFLNEREGRVAASEDLLGDVAAVVVKRGAGGAELRTGGKTVTHPGYPVDPVDTTGAGDAFAAGFIAGRFEGSDERALSIGNACGALAAARTGARLQVDREAVEALLDGEQTDSTDPSAASGVGSAGSED; the protein is encoded by the coding sequence ATGCCGCGGGTCATCTGCGCGGGCCACGTCAACTGGGACGTCACCCTCCGGGTCGACGACCTGCCGCCCGTCGACGGCGAAGCGACTATCTCCGAGCAGCGACAGTCGGGTGGCGGCAGCGCGTCGAACGTCGCCGTCGTCCTCGCCGGCCTCGGTGTCTCGACACACCTGCTGGGGAGCGTCGGCGACGACGAGCACGGCCGGTCGGCGCGCGAAGAACTTGAAGCGGTCGGCGTCGACACGACGCTCGTGGAAGCGCCCGACGCCGCCACGTCGGTGAAGTACCTCGTCGTCGCAGACGACGGCGAGGTGATGGTGTTCGGGAACGACGGCGCCAACGAGAGCTTCGGCCCTGGCGACTTGCCCGATAGTTCGCTCGCCGAGGCCGACCACCTCCACCTCACAGGGCAGGACCCGGACACGGCCGCCGCGTTCGCTCGGCTGGCGAACGACGTCGGGACGCCCGTCAGTTTCGACCCCGGGCGTCGGCTGGGGGACCGGACCTACGAGGAGACGCTCGCCATCGTCGACGTCGTGTTCCTGAACGAGCGCGAGGGGCGCGTTGCCGCGAGCGAGGACCTGCTCGGCGACGTCGCTGCCGTCGTCGTCAAGCGCGGCGCCGGCGGCGCTGAACTCCGGACCGGGGGAAAGACCGTGACTCACCCGGGCTACCCCGTCGACCCCGTGGACACCACCGGCGCCGGCGACGCCTTCGCGGCCGGGTTCATCGCCGGCCGGTTCGAGGGAAGCGACGAACGTGCGCTGTCGATCGGGAACGCCTGTGGCGCCCTCGCGGCGGCCCGGACCGGTGCGCGTCTGCAGGTCGACCGCGAGGCGGTCGAGGCGCTACTCGACGGAGAACAGACCGACTCGACCGACCCGTCGGCCGCAAGTGGGGTCGGTTCGGCCGGATCGGAGGACTAG
- a CDS encoding 6-hydroxymethylpterin diphosphokinase MptE-like protein produces MEFDEWEPVYEAVLADFGYDRTGDERARDVLAELLPPDFEAALPTFGSDSETVAVAGAGPSLEADLALVDGADAVFAASTAADRLLDRGIAVDCVVTDLDKHPETIEAVTNGGTPAAVHAHGDNVDLIREHVPECDADRLIPTTQAAPVGPVRNFGGFTDGDRAAFLADHIGADSLVFPGWDFDDPSVDSEKARKLRWAERLLYWLEHRRGEQFAVLDGRRSDVDVTGLPIE; encoded by the coding sequence ATGGAGTTCGACGAGTGGGAACCCGTCTACGAGGCCGTCCTCGCTGACTTCGGCTACGACCGGACGGGCGACGAGCGGGCTCGCGACGTCCTCGCAGAGCTACTGCCGCCGGATTTCGAGGCAGCCCTCCCGACGTTCGGTAGTGACTCCGAGACGGTCGCAGTCGCTGGGGCCGGGCCGTCGCTCGAAGCCGACCTCGCACTCGTCGACGGTGCCGACGCGGTGTTCGCCGCCTCGACGGCCGCGGACCGCCTGCTCGACCGTGGAATCGCCGTCGACTGCGTCGTCACCGACCTGGACAAACATCCGGAGACTATCGAAGCGGTGACCAACGGCGGGACGCCAGCAGCTGTCCACGCCCACGGTGACAACGTCGATCTGATCCGCGAGCACGTCCCCGAGTGCGACGCCGACCGATTGATACCGACCACCCAGGCGGCGCCCGTCGGCCCCGTCCGGAACTTCGGCGGGTTCACCGACGGCGACCGCGCGGCGTTCCTGGCAGACCACATCGGCGCTGACTCGCTCGTCTTTCCCGGGTGGGACTTCGACGACCCGAGCGTCGATTCGGAGAAAGCGCGGAAACTACGCTGGGCCGAACGACTGCTCTACTGGCTCGAACACCGTCGTGGAGAGCAATTTGCCGTCCTCGACGGCCGTCGGTCTGACGTCGACGTGACCGGGCTCCCGATCGAGTGA
- a CDS encoding cupin domain-containing protein yields the protein MKTVAIDPVEPADVGSIAEKRSLGDAIGTTDVAINHYRLAPGDRLAGLHAHADQEEIFVVLDGTLTVETLEGVITVTAGEAVRFEPGEHQSGKNDADRDAVVLALGAPRDTTELLIPVACPECGHDEQRLVRNETGGALVCDECGAESRPRCPECGGQDLQAVLGDDGETPVSKCKTCGTEWK from the coding sequence ATGAAAACGGTCGCGATCGACCCGGTCGAACCGGCCGACGTGGGAAGCATCGCAGAAAAACGGTCGCTCGGCGACGCTATCGGGACGACGGACGTTGCCATCAACCACTACCGGCTTGCGCCGGGTGACAGACTCGCGGGGCTACACGCGCACGCCGACCAGGAAGAGATATTCGTGGTGCTCGATGGGACGCTCACCGTCGAAACGCTCGAGGGAGTGATCACCGTCACCGCTGGCGAAGCAGTTCGGTTCGAACCCGGCGAACACCAGTCCGGCAAGAACGACGCCGACCGTGACGCGGTAGTGCTCGCGCTCGGTGCTCCCCGCGACACGACCGAGCTACTGATTCCGGTCGCCTGTCCGGAGTGCGGCCACGACGAACAGCGGCTGGTGAGGAACGAGACCGGCGGTGCGCTGGTCTGTGACGAGTGCGGGGCCGAGTCCCGGCCCAGGTGTCCGGAGTGTGGCGGGCAGGACTTGCAGGCAGTGCTCGGCGACGACGGCGAGACTCCGGTCTCGAAGTGCAAAACGTGCGGTACGGAGTGGAAGTAA
- a CDS encoding HTH domain-containing protein: MRTMPAQATQSRAELYLRGDTYGTFDAQQDVLNRVRALETEGVLDEAAVAGEWQRIRTLNEDTRDGAIETYLEFAEWANRNGHSLGPAFERRTRSYLGLDQVDDVVVFPVVSLAVYEDARLQAVFPCSDRDRAYTVRDCLDAFERDDADWLDQFDAVTVDRAGPHLDTGLQA; this comes from the coding sequence ATGAGAACCATGCCAGCGCAAGCTACCCAGAGCCGGGCCGAACTCTATCTCCGCGGAGACACCTACGGGACGTTCGACGCCCAGCAGGACGTGCTGAATCGCGTCCGCGCGCTGGAGACCGAGGGCGTCCTCGACGAGGCCGCGGTGGCCGGCGAGTGGCAGCGGATCCGGACGTTGAACGAGGACACCAGGGACGGAGCGATCGAGACGTATCTCGAGTTCGCCGAGTGGGCCAACCGGAACGGTCACTCGCTGGGGCCGGCGTTCGAACGACGGACTCGTTCGTACCTGGGCCTCGACCAGGTCGACGACGTCGTCGTGTTCCCCGTCGTCTCGCTGGCCGTCTACGAGGACGCGCGACTACAGGCCGTCTTTCCGTGTTCGGACCGCGACCGGGCCTACACCGTCCGCGACTGCCTGGACGCCTTCGAGCGCGACGACGCCGACTGGCTCGACCAGTTCGACGCCGTCACCGTCGACCGGGCGGGGCCTCACCTCGACACTGGACTGCAGGCCTGA